Proteins encoded in a region of the Deltaproteobacteria bacterium genome:
- a CDS encoding cyclic nucleotide-binding domain-containing protein, translated as MLDDVINNPDLNRYLTSFETGQLIMVEGDDSQDLYILVSGELEILKGSKKIWEIAERGAIFGEMSFLMGSRRTATVKAKDDVEAVCIPRKNITAFLSEFPGVSREIAKLLAERLGEASQILHGLKEFCDQLPDAVLLTDKNGNIFSWNTAAENLYGLDWHEMHNKSVEDIYVEPQAYRDFLDEVQARYSVREKILKIKHPEKGTRFVSTSTTLLYDGHHNFKGVLSLGRDVTAVQNLERRYRRARYWLLPSFILLGLLSAAIFFGYPYFSKGFEIMDVKKQELRNQLAKDYVLLNSLLANHFAAGDRSKTSQLMKEFFDVQENTSIPYTGLILLDENKKVFGAYSNTETENKNMVDSSYAGIEFRGSERSIHRVLSLYRTHKDYPMGCRGIEVAFEIRKDNQFLGWLVFQMDVDLLAKAYALDEESLKKFQFRPQNP; from the coding sequence ATGTTGGACGACGTCATAAACAACCCGGATCTGAACAGATACCTCACATCCTTTGAAACAGGCCAGCTAATTATGGTCGAAGGAGATGATTCTCAGGACCTCTATATTCTGGTCTCCGGGGAGTTGGAGATCCTCAAGGGCAGCAAAAAGATATGGGAGATTGCGGAGAGGGGCGCAATCTTTGGAGAGATGTCCTTTCTCATGGGCTCCAGAAGAACGGCTACCGTAAAGGCAAAAGACGACGTGGAGGCCGTCTGCATTCCCAGGAAAAATATCACGGCCTTTCTCAGCGAATTTCCGGGTGTGTCCCGGGAGATAGCCAAGCTTCTGGCCGAGCGCCTTGGTGAGGCAAGCCAGATTCTTCACGGACTCAAGGAGTTTTGTGACCAACTGCCGGATGCCGTTCTATTGACTGATAAGAATGGCAACATTTTTTCCTGGAACACTGCTGCCGAAAACCTCTATGGCCTGGACTGGCATGAGATGCACAACAAATCCGTAGAAGACATCTACGTGGAACCGCAGGCCTACAGAGACTTCCTTGATGAGGTTCAAGCAAGATATTCGGTAAGGGAGAAGATACTGAAGATAAAACATCCTGAAAAGGGCACACGCTTTGTGTCGACGAGCACTACTTTGCTCTATGATGGTCACCACAACTTCAAGGGGGTTCTCTCCTTAGGCCGAGATGTAACGGCGGTTCAGAATCTGGAAAGGAGATATCGGCGAGCAAGGTATTGGCTCCTGCCGTCTTTCATATTGCTCGGTCTTCTCTCTGCGGCCATTTTTTTCGGCTATCCCTACTTCTCAAAAGGCTTTGAGATCATGGATGTCAAGAAACAGGAACTGAGAAATCAGTTAGCTAAAGACTACGTTTTGCTTAATTCACTATTAGCCAATCACTTTGCTGCCGGCGACAGATCCAAAACAAGCCAGTTGATGAAGGAGTTTTTTGACGTTCAGGAGAACACTTCAATACCTTACACCGGGCTCATTCTTCTTGATGAGAACAAGAAGGTATTTGGTGCATATTCTAACACGGAAACAGAAAACAAAAACATGGTGGACAGCAGTTATGCCGGCATAGAGTTTCGCGGTAGTGAAAGGTCTATCCACAGGGTGCTGAGCCTGTATCGCACACACAAAGATTATCCAATGGGCTGCAGAGGCATTGAGGTCGCCTTTGAAATACGCAAAGATAATCAGTTTTTGGGCTGGTTGGTTTTCCAGATGGATGTGGATTTGCTTGCAAAGGCATATGCTCTTGATGAAGAGAGCCTGAAAAAATTCCAATTTAGGCCGCAAAATCCATGA
- a CDS encoding integration host factor subunit beta, with protein MNKADLIEALNKETGLTKTKAIEVVNLFFGKMSKALAKGDRVEIRGFCSIYVKKYKEYTGRNPKSGVHTQVPPKKLPFFKCGKELKERVDNK; from the coding sequence ATGAACAAAGCGGATCTCATAGAGGCACTGAATAAGGAAACCGGACTAACAAAAACAAAAGCCATCGAAGTCGTTAACCTGTTTTTCGGAAAGATGTCCAAAGCTCTCGCAAAGGGAGACCGGGTCGAAATAAGGGGTTTCTGTAGCATCTACGTAAAGAAATACAAAGAATACACGGGCAGAAACCCCAAAAGTGGTGTGCACACCCAGGTACCGCCGAAGAAGCTACCCTTCTTTAAGTGTGGCAAGGAACTGAAGGAAAGAGTGGATAACAAATAG